Proteins from a single region of Flavobacterium sp. K5-23:
- the galE gene encoding UDP-glucose 4-epimerase GalE, with translation MKILVTGGLGFIGSHTVVELQNQGFEVIIIDNLSNTSLDVLDGISAITGKIPAFEKLDLRDKVKVQEFFKRQADISGVIHFAASKAVGESVENPLLYYENNINALVYLLQELQKKEEASFIFSSSCTVYGQAETMPITENASIQTAMSPYGNTKQIGEEIITDVAKVSNINAILLRYFNPIGSHPSAEIGELPIGVPQNLVPFITQTGYGLRKELSVYGDDYPTADGTCIRDYIHVVDLAKAHVIALQRLLDKKNLEKVETFNLGTGTGSSVLEVITTFEKVSNKKLPYKIVARREGDITSAYANTDKANNVLGWKAQSTLEEALASAWKWEQKIRGKK, from the coding sequence ATGAAAATACTGGTAACAGGCGGGTTAGGTTTTATAGGTTCTCATACCGTTGTCGAATTGCAAAATCAAGGATTTGAAGTGATTATTATTGATAATCTTTCTAATACTTCATTAGATGTATTAGACGGGATATCTGCTATTACAGGGAAGATACCAGCATTCGAAAAGTTGGATTTACGCGATAAAGTGAAAGTTCAGGAGTTTTTTAAGAGACAAGCTGATATTTCAGGTGTAATTCATTTTGCAGCTTCTAAAGCTGTGGGCGAAAGCGTGGAGAATCCGTTGCTGTATTACGAGAATAACATCAATGCCCTAGTTTATCTTTTACAAGAACTGCAAAAAAAGGAAGAGGCTAGCTTTATTTTTAGTTCTTCCTGCACCGTTTACGGTCAGGCTGAAACAATGCCTATTACTGAAAATGCTTCTATTCAAACAGCGATGTCTCCTTATGGAAATACAAAACAAATAGGTGAGGAGATTATTACTGATGTGGCAAAAGTGTCGAATATAAATGCAATTTTATTGCGTTATTTCAATCCAATAGGGTCACATCCTTCTGCTGAAATTGGCGAATTACCTATAGGTGTTCCACAAAATCTGGTGCCTTTTATTACTCAAACAGGTTATGGTTTGCGTAAAGAATTATCGGTATATGGAGATGATTATCCTACGGCTGATGGTACTTGTATTCGTGATTATATTCACGTTGTAGATTTGGCGAAAGCCCACGTTATAGCATTACAACGTTTATTGGATAAAAAGAACCTGGAAAAAGTAGAGACTTTTAACTTAGGAACAGGAACCGGAAGTTCAGTTTTGGAAGTAATTACTACATTCGAAAAAGTAAGTAATAAGAAACTGCCTTATAAAATTGTTGCCCGTAGAGAAGGTGATATTACTTCGGCTTACGCCAATACGGACAAAGCAAACAACGTATTAGGTTGGAAAGCGCAATCTACTCTTGAGGAAGCCTTAGCCAGTGCGTGGAAATGGGAGCAGAAGATTAGAGGGAAGAAATAA